The Xenopus tropicalis strain Nigerian chromosome 2, UCB_Xtro_10.0, whole genome shotgun sequence genome window below encodes:
- the krt78.4 gene encoding keratin, type II cytoskeletal cochleal yields MSQVRKSLSSKPGSCNVRGYTACSIGGGFVGPKYNFSSLSSAGGNPIHHNSGKLKSTGSLYCLGGHKRTSISSGRVLGSTLGTSKGFGTDSFPVCPPGGIQKVTVNQILLQPLNVDIDPNIQKVRSAERDQIKCLNNKFASFIDKVRFLEQQNQILGTKWNFLQDKSQKLCSRRDTIKPLFDAYITNLQRQLEGLRSEKCRLDGELKNMQDVVEEFKCKYEEEINKRTCAENQFVGLKKDVDVLYMKKAELEAKEETLANEISFLRSLFDAELAELQDCLSDINVVLCMDNNRELDLNGLIAECKAQYEEIAARSKTEAEAAYARKFQQLKETAGLHGDNLKSSKTEIQDLNTMIKRLQSEIECVRKQIAGLQAAICDAESRGEATLKDARCKMSELEAVLQKAKEDLAIQLKEYQELLRVKLALDVEIATYRTLLEGEESRMHGEITNDVKISVYTTGKLGSSNAECISTCNLKSSGSILAGVDGPKCATKCISKCVPKCAPKCAQSPKPCGTTCTKPSYM; encoded by the exons ATGAGCCAAGTCCGAAAGTCCTTGAGCAGCAAACCTGGATCATGCAATGTTCGAGGCTACACAGCTTGTTCCATTGGTGGGGGATTTGTAGggccaaaatataattttagctCTTTATCTTCTGCTGGAGGTAACCCCATCCACCACAACAGTGGAAAGCTAAAATCCACTGGAAGCCTATATTGTTTAGGGGGTCACAAAAGAACCTCTATCAGCAGCGGGAGAGTCCTTGGTTCCACGTTGGGTACCAGCAAGGGATTTGGAACTGACAGCTTTCCTGTATGTCCACCAGGAGGTATCCAAAAGGTTACAGTCAACCAAATTCTTCTCCAGCCATTAAATGTAGATATTGACCCAAACATCCAAAAGGTGCGCTCTGCAGAAAGGGATCAGATCAAGTGCCTCAACAACAAATTTGCCAGTTTTATTGACAAG GTTCGATTTCTGGAACAACAAAATCAAATTCTGGgaacaaaatggaactttttgcaaGACAAAAGTCAGAAACTTTGCTCTAGGAGAGATACTATTAAACCATTGTTCGATGCTTACATTACCAACCTTCAGCGCCAACTGGAAGGATTAAGGAGTGAAAAATGTCGCCTAGATGGGGAACTGAAGAACATGCAGGATGTGGTGGAAGAGTTCAAGTGCAA ATATGAAGAAGAGATTAATAAGAGAACATGTGCTGAAAATCAGTTTGTAGGCCTCAAAAAG gatgTGGATGTCTTATACATGAAAAAAGCAGAGTTGGAGGCCaaagaggaaactttggcaaatGAGATCAGCTTCTTGAGGAGCCTCTTTGATGCG GAACTGGCTGAACTACAAGATTGTCTGTCTGATATTAATGTTGTTCTGTGCATGGACAACAACCGGGAATTGGACCTGAATGGCCTCATTGCAGAATGTAAAGCACAGTATGAAGAAATTGCAGCCAGAAGCAAAACGGAAGCTGAAGCTGCATATGCCAGAAAG TTCCAACAGCTGAAGGAAACAGCAGGACTACATGGAGACAATCTAAAAAGCTCTAAGACTGAAATTCAAGACCTGAATACCATGATAAAGAGACTTCAGTCAGAGATTGAGTGTGTGAGGAAACAG ATTGCTGGTCTGCAAGCTGCTATTTGTGATGCTGAATCCAGAGGAGAGGCTACTTTGAAAGATGCCAGATGTAAGATGTCAGAGTTGGAGGCCGTATTACAGAAAGCCAAGGAGGACTTGGCCATTCAACTGAAGGAATATCAGGAGCTCCTCAGGGTCAAATTGGCACTGGATGTTGAGATTGCTACCTACAGAACTCTTCTGGAGGGAGAGGAGAGCAG aATGCATGGAGAGATTACTAATGATGTCAAAATAT CTGTGTACACTACTGGAAAGCTTGGAAGCTCAAACGCTGAATGTATATCTACATGCAACTTGAAAAGCAGTGGAAGTATCCTTGCAGGAGTAGACGGTCCCAAGTGTGCCACCAAGTGCATCTCCAAGTGTGTCCCTAAGTGTGCCCCCAAGTGTGCACAGTCACCAAAACCCTGTGGGACCACCTGTACTAAACCAAGCTATATGTAA